One Pongo pygmaeus isolate AG05252 chromosome 10, NHGRI_mPonPyg2-v2.0_pri, whole genome shotgun sequence genomic window carries:
- the MYF5 gene encoding myogenic factor 5, whose product MDVMDGCQFSPSEYFYDGSCIPSPEGEFGDEFVPRVAAFGAHKAELQGSDEDEHVRAPTGHHQAGHCLMWACKACKRKSTTMDRRKAATMRERRRLKKVNQAFETLKRCTMTNPNQRLPKVEILRNAIRYIESLQELLREQVENYYSLPGQSCSEPTSPTSNCSDGMPECNSPVWSRKSSTFDSIYCPDVSNVYATDKNSLSSLDCLSNIVDRITSSEQPGLPLQDPASLSPVASTDSQPATPGASGSRLIYHVL is encoded by the exons ATGGACGTGATGGATGGCTGCCAGTTCTCACCTTCTGAGTACTTCTACGACGGCTCCTGTATCCCGTCCCCCGAGGGTGAATTTGGGGACGAGTTTGTGCCGCGAGTGGCTGCCTTCGGAGCGCACAAAGCAGAGCTGCAGGGCTCAGACGAGGACGAGCACGTGCGAGCGCCTACCGGCCACCACCAGGCTGGTCACTGCCTCATGTGGGCCTGCAAAGCCTGCAAGAGGAAGTCCACCACCATGGATCGGCGGAAGGCAGCCACTATGCGCGAGCGGAGGCGCCTGAAGAAGGTCAACCAGGCTTTCGAAACCCTCAAGAGGTGTACCATGACCAACCCCAACCAGAGGCTGCCCAAGGTGGAGATCCTCAGGAATGCCATCCGCTACATCGAGAGCCTGCAGGAGTTGCTGAGAGAGCAGGTGGAGAACTACTATAGCCTGCCGGGACAGAGCTGCTCGGAGcccaccagccccacctccaactgCTCTGATGGCATG CCCGAATGTAACAGTCCTGTCTGGTCCAGAAAGAGCAGCACTTTTGACAGCATCTACTGTCCCGATGTATCAAATG TATATGCCACAGATAAAAACTCCTTATCCAGCTTGGATTGCTTATCCAACATAGTGGACCGGATCACCTCCTCAGAGCAACCCGGGTTGCCTCTCCAGGATCCCGCCTCTCTCTCTCCAGTTGCCAGCACCGATTCACAGCCTGCAACTCCAGGGGCTTCTGGTTCCAGGCTTATCTATCATGTCCTGTGA